From the genome of Pelobacter propionicus DSM 2379, one region includes:
- a CDS encoding recombinase family protein, with product MNVGIWIRVSTEDQARGESPKNHEARARMYAELKRWNVVDLYDLSGVSGKDVLENSEAKRMLADVASGRIQAIIFSKLARLARNTKQLLEISDYFQKHDAALVSLEESIDTSSPAGRLLYTVIGALAQWEREEISARVAASIPVRAKLGKNTGGKGPFGYHWVEGKLIPNPDEAPIVKRAYEIFLETGKLLTTCNQLKEEGLYSRSKKVYKPTSLKRLLSDTVYKGIRRANYAKSLGNKKNWVLKPEKDWVYTNVQPLVSEEDWDAANKIFEETARRYTSFKSVPKVGRFLFSGILKCQCGEKLYVAPYPSMKIPRYACKKCRMRINEDIIEENFQKALRGIIVAPEQLGSNEDLEKDLQEKQERLDLLKKEQKEVNGKIDVLIDLYGKQVIDHNGFKERYDPVKTKLNNIIQEIPRLQAEIDFIKTNEIGKSYVIERATTLASLWSSLSYEARQQVVKELVERIDVGEDSLHFVFFYIPSFAPVEKGSHISRGSWPPPA from the coding sequence ATGAACGTCGGAATATGGATTCGGGTATCAACAGAAGACCAGGCACGGGGAGAATCACCAAAGAATCATGAAGCCCGGGCCAGAATGTATGCAGAACTCAAGAGATGGAATGTAGTTGACCTCTATGATCTCTCCGGGGTGTCCGGCAAGGATGTGTTGGAAAACTCCGAGGCCAAAAGAATGTTGGCCGATGTGGCTTCCGGTCGAATACAGGCCATAATTTTCTCAAAGCTTGCCCGTCTTGCCCGCAATACCAAACAACTCCTCGAAATATCTGATTACTTCCAGAAACACGATGCGGCGCTCGTCAGCCTTGAAGAGAGTATCGACACTTCATCGCCTGCCGGTCGACTTCTCTATACCGTCATTGGAGCTTTGGCTCAATGGGAACGGGAAGAAATATCAGCTCGTGTTGCGGCATCGATTCCTGTCAGAGCGAAACTGGGAAAAAATACCGGTGGCAAAGGCCCGTTCGGTTATCACTGGGTGGAAGGCAAACTCATCCCGAACCCTGATGAAGCTCCTATCGTTAAACGAGCATACGAGATTTTTCTTGAGACTGGCAAATTGCTCACCACCTGTAACCAACTCAAAGAAGAGGGCCTATATTCGCGTAGCAAGAAGGTTTACAAGCCTACATCACTCAAGCGCCTATTATCAGACACCGTCTACAAAGGGATACGACGGGCCAATTACGCAAAGAGCCTTGGCAACAAGAAAAATTGGGTACTGAAGCCCGAGAAAGATTGGGTCTACACCAACGTACAGCCTCTTGTGTCAGAAGAAGACTGGGATGCAGCGAACAAGATATTCGAGGAAACAGCCAGGCGATACACGTCCTTCAAGTCCGTCCCCAAGGTTGGTAGATTTCTGTTTTCAGGAATTCTCAAATGCCAATGCGGCGAGAAGCTGTACGTAGCTCCGTATCCATCGATGAAAATTCCTCGTTACGCCTGCAAGAAATGCAGGATGAGAATCAACGAGGACATCATTGAAGAGAATTTTCAGAAGGCTTTGAGAGGGATTATTGTTGCACCAGAACAGCTTGGTTCCAATGAGGACTTGGAGAAAGATCTCCAGGAGAAACAGGAACGGTTGGATCTGCTGAAGAAAGAGCAGAAGGAAGTGAATGGTAAGATTGATGTTCTGATTGACCTTTATGGCAAACAGGTCATCGACCACAATGGATTCAAGGAAAGGTACGATCCGGTCAAGACCAAGCTTAATAACATCATCCAAGAAATCCCGCGATTGCAAGCAGAGATCGATTTCATCAAGACCAACGAGATAGGAAAATCGTATGTGATCGAGAGGGCGACCACACTGGCATCATTGTGGTCGTCGTTGAGCTACGAGGCTAGGCAGCAAGTCGTGAAAGAACTCGTCGAGCGGATTGATGTCGGCGAGGATTCCCTCCATTTTGTCTTCTTTTATATCCCTTCGTTCGCGCCAGTAGAGAAAGGTTCACACATCTCCAGGGGTTCATGGCCGCCACCAGCATGA
- a CDS encoding recombinase family protein codes for MGAKMKVVGYCRVSTQEQAVNGTSIETQKLHIQNECKKLGYQLIEIYIDGGVSGNDGNRFALNRLLEDAKFKTFNCVMFTKPDRLSRNLGYSINVVKSLEQLQVKIHCIEQPIINKPGLMFNILGSFAEHERDMIKERTDSGRKAKWKSESSVIGSLPFGYKKVNGKVEIDDLNSLIYNRIVNMYLNQNYSMKDIAVKLTAEGIPLPGASNNKHSNSWSSTTISDILKNDSYTGITYQNKYVFESRKSKKTNKSYYAATNVEKDKSEWIKRTYPKLIDQDRFDKIQKRISLQKKKPKKQHSGLNEHFMADNTLYCGYCGTRLRKLKTNEGKLKYTCHWAYTTKTDLFLSNRNKCILKPIDAKEADDRIFDEITEIISDPGHFAQEWLRDTNIDELSDKVNRLNKIENNLRNALLDGFRLVQESDNPEIKQIYKDALRNKEQEFSEVQNSLKNANNELFFAVNKVNHLAEFQSALEDAAKRDKIGIYFSAKAQFKTFLCNLPFQEKKRIVGAVVSPEDGGKYLVRHPTLNDIADDTDSIPEDELYTSLPAKGHILDGIFSIDLNRIQSIISSLNYMELLSSAVPG; via the coding sequence ATGGGGGCAAAAATGAAGGTTGTTGGTTATTGCAGGGTGAGCACACAAGAACAAGCTGTCAACGGAACTTCAATTGAAACACAAAAGCTGCATATTCAAAATGAATGTAAAAAACTTGGTTATCAGCTTATTGAGATCTATATTGATGGCGGTGTTTCTGGTAATGATGGTAATCGCTTCGCTTTAAATAGACTTCTTGAAGACGCGAAGTTCAAAACATTCAATTGTGTCATGTTTACAAAACCAGACAGGTTAAGTAGAAATTTGGGATATTCAATAAATGTTGTTAAAAGCTTAGAACAACTCCAAGTCAAAATTCATTGTATTGAGCAACCTATAATAAACAAGCCCGGTCTGATGTTTAATATTTTGGGGTCTTTTGCAGAACATGAAAGAGACATGATAAAGGAGAGAACAGATTCTGGTAGAAAAGCTAAATGGAAATCAGAATCATCAGTTATCGGAAGTCTTCCTTTTGGGTACAAAAAAGTAAATGGTAAAGTTGAAATTGATGACCTAAATTCACTTATATACAATAGAATAGTAAATATGTATCTTAATCAAAACTATTCTATGAAAGATATAGCAGTTAAACTAACCGCAGAAGGTATTCCACTACCTGGAGCAAGCAACAATAAACACAGCAATTCATGGAGTTCAACAACAATTAGTGATATTCTGAAGAATGATTCTTATACTGGAATTACATATCAAAACAAATACGTATTTGAATCAAGAAAGAGCAAAAAAACCAATAAAAGCTACTATGCTGCTACTAATGTAGAAAAAGATAAGAGTGAATGGATAAAAAGAACATATCCAAAATTGATAGATCAAGATAGGTTTGATAAAATTCAAAAACGCATTTCACTTCAAAAAAAGAAACCCAAAAAACAGCATTCTGGCCTTAATGAACACTTTATGGCAGATAATACTTTGTACTGTGGCTATTGTGGAACAAGGCTCAGAAAACTTAAAACAAATGAAGGAAAACTAAAATATACTTGTCATTGGGCTTATACGACAAAAACTGATTTGTTTTTGAGTAATCGTAATAAATGTATCTTAAAACCAATTGATGCAAAAGAAGCTGACGATAGAATATTCGATGAAATCACAGAAATTATCTCAGATCCTGGACACTTTGCACAGGAATGGCTCAGAGATACAAACATTGATGAGCTTAGTGATAAAGTAAACAGGCTTAATAAAATAGAAAATAATCTTCGTAACGCTCTCCTTGACGGCTTTAGACTGGTTCAAGAATCAGATAATCCCGAAATTAAACAAATATATAAGGATGCTTTGCGTAATAAAGAACAAGAATTCTCAGAAGTGCAGAACAGCCTCAAAAATGCAAACAATGAATTATTTTTTGCTGTAAACAAAGTGAACCATCTCGCTGAATTTCAAAGTGCTTTAGAGGACGCTGCAAAGAGAGATAAGATTGGCATCTATTTTTCAGCAAAAGCGCAATTCAAAACGTTTTTATGCAATTTGCCATTTCAAGAGAAAAAGCGTATTGTTGGCGCTGTTGTCTCACCAGAAGATGGTGGCAAATATTTAGTTCGCCATCCTACTTTAAACGATATTGCAGACGATACTGATAGCATTCCGGAGGATGAACTTTACACTTCTCTTCCTGCAAAGGGTCATATACTTGATGGTATTTTTTCGATAGATCTGAACCGAATTCAATCCATCATAAGCAGCTTGAATTACATGGAGTTATTAAGTAGTGCTGTTCCTGGATGA
- a CDS encoding recombinase family protein, producing the protein MPDGRFVSYIRVSTAKQGASGLGLEAQKKVIYDYLNCGNWELIAEYIEIESGKIDNRIELNEALKRCQMTGATLIIAKLDRLSRDVHFISSIQKSNIEFVVCDMPFANKFSIHIFAALAEEERRMISERTKLALQSAKARGVKLGKNNLTIDGICKGSKNSLHVRIQKADKFANQVVPIIQEHIVNKLSLNQIAHELNSASILTARGKVGAWTARAVRNVLNRI; encoded by the coding sequence ATGCCAGACGGCAGATTTGTCAGCTACATCAGGGTGTCTACAGCTAAACAAGGCGCAAGCGGTCTTGGACTCGAAGCCCAAAAGAAAGTCATATATGATTATTTGAATTGTGGTAATTGGGAGCTGATCGCTGAATATATCGAGATTGAATCAGGCAAAATTGATAACCGCATAGAACTAAATGAAGCGTTGAAGCGTTGTCAGATGACGGGGGCAACCTTGATAATAGCTAAATTGGATAGGTTATCGAGAGATGTTCATTTTATTAGCTCTATTCAAAAATCAAATATTGAGTTTGTTGTTTGTGACATGCCATTTGCAAACAAGTTTTCAATACACATTTTTGCTGCCTTAGCAGAAGAAGAACGCAGAATGATAAGCGAGCGCACAAAACTTGCTTTGCAATCGGCAAAAGCAAGAGGCGTAAAACTTGGTAAGAATAATCTTACAATCGATGGAATCTGCAAAGGTAGCAAGAATAGCTTGCATGTAAGGATACAAAAAGCTGACAAATTTGCAAATCAAGTTGTACCAATAATACAAGAGCATATTGTTAATAAACTTAGCTTGAATCAAATTGCGCACGAGCTGAACAGCGCAAGCATACTTACAGCTCGGGGCAAGGTGGGCGCATGGACAGCTAGAGCAGTAAGAAACGTATTAAACAGGATCTAG
- a CDS encoding FtsZ/tubulin family protein has protein sequence MKKLIMGIIVWMLFVTCAEATTAQERVKFCELAENMSLSQGIDEKIRASGKDKSTLTMTFVLYNRASVYQTVNDGQSWDLWRSLGFKKIVFSDGFGKTWTYKMDFPTPSTTHITKTTAQPQAKNPAPASKVITKSTTANPISTPKKHNNTFLKWIGILVTLLITYYGIAKLWKSGSKTEPNISNSPEEKQVNYENRYKYEKELYMKTGKVSDYNNENRDKYDFEKPDYVDIPLLIQQQQNSSIYEVQNKSVKDDIVMTASNINTPIKQSTSCLINCIDSVDQQVGDIYDKNKTVLSSLHGKCNVIKVIGIGGAGRNFITSMTKDPIQGVTYIATDSDFKSLALSSATSSGPTKIQLGANATMGLGAGSNPEKGREAAQESIKEFVRAITEADLVILVAGMGGGTGTGAAQVFADAARTLGVFLVAVVTLPFLYEGQARIKIAEKGVSELSERVDSLIVIPNENICAAKDTHKSIFDAFAEIDAIVIDAVRKITELLLKKVQESALLDTTKVICPLCFTKILEKDDLCSYCSFPVNKMNDKETVLYWKMKSKQADEESEKAKKRKEISEQNEEKLKQAKEKVKQADEALKKSMDYLAIDDLTHSDAGISHSSNSVNNDYSQNSTPVICPKCKARDTYHASGKGFGLGKAAVGGILMGPAGLLGGLIGSKKLVVQCISCGHKWCP, from the coding sequence ATGAAGAAACTTATTATGGGGATAATTGTTTGGATGTTGTTTGTTACCTGCGCTGAAGCAACAACCGCACAAGAGAGAGTGAAGTTTTGCGAACTTGCTGAAAACATGAGCCTTAGCCAAGGAATAGATGAAAAAATTAGAGCGTCTGGCAAGGACAAATCAACCTTGACAATGACATTTGTCTTGTACAATAGAGCGTCTGTTTATCAGACTGTGAATGATGGGCAAAGCTGGGATTTGTGGCGCTCACTAGGGTTCAAGAAAATTGTATTTTCCGATGGTTTTGGAAAAACCTGGACATACAAAATGGATTTTCCAACTCCATCGACAACCCATATAACAAAAACTACTGCACAACCTCAGGCTAAAAATCCAGCTCCAGCTTCAAAAGTCATTACCAAATCAACCACCGCAAATCCTATTTCAACTCCAAAAAAGCATAATAATACTTTTCTCAAGTGGATTGGTATACTAGTAACTTTACTAATTACTTATTATGGCATTGCAAAGCTATGGAAATCAGGATCTAAAACCGAACCGAATATAAGTAACTCACCAGAAGAGAAACAAGTGAATTACGAAAATAGATATAAGTACGAAAAAGAACTTTACATGAAAACAGGCAAGGTAAGTGATTATAATAATGAGAACAGAGATAAATATGATTTTGAGAAGCCTGATTATGTTGACATACCACTGTTGATACAACAGCAGCAAAATAGTTCAATATATGAAGTGCAAAACAAAAGTGTGAAAGATGATATTGTAATGACTGCTTCAAATATAAATACACCAATAAAACAAAGTACATCATGTTTAATTAACTGCATAGATTCTGTTGATCAACAAGTGGGCGATATTTATGACAAAAATAAAACAGTTTTATCAAGCCTTCATGGCAAATGTAATGTTATTAAAGTAATTGGAATAGGAGGAGCAGGTAGGAATTTCATAACAAGTATGACAAAGGACCCAATCCAGGGCGTGACTTACATCGCAACAGACTCGGATTTTAAGTCTTTAGCATTGTCCTCAGCCACATCCTCAGGCCCTACAAAAATACAGCTAGGTGCAAATGCAACAATGGGACTTGGTGCTGGTTCGAATCCAGAAAAAGGTCGTGAAGCAGCGCAAGAATCGATCAAAGAATTTGTAAGAGCAATTACAGAAGCAGATTTGGTTATACTTGTTGCAGGAATGGGTGGAGGTACTGGCACTGGAGCAGCACAGGTATTCGCTGACGCCGCTCGCACCCTTGGCGTTTTTTTAGTTGCAGTCGTTACATTGCCATTTTTGTATGAAGGTCAAGCTCGTATTAAAATAGCTGAAAAAGGTGTTAGTGAACTATCTGAGAGAGTTGATTCTCTTATTGTTATTCCAAACGAAAATATATGCGCTGCAAAAGATACTCATAAAAGCATCTTTGATGCTTTTGCGGAAATTGATGCAATTGTCATAGATGCAGTGCGCAAGATAACAGAATTATTGTTGAAAAAAGTTCAAGAGAGTGCGTTGCTTGATACTACAAAAGTAATATGTCCATTATGCTTTACAAAAATATTAGAAAAAGATGACTTATGTTCCTATTGTAGTTTTCCGGTTAATAAAATGAATGATAAAGAAACTGTATTGTATTGGAAAATGAAATCAAAGCAGGCAGATGAGGAATCAGAAAAAGCCAAGAAACGAAAAGAAATATCTGAACAAAATGAAGAAAAGCTTAAACAGGCAAAAGAAAAAGTAAAACAGGCAGATGAGGCACTTAAAAAATCAATGGATTATTTGGCTATTGATGATTTAACTCATTCAGATGCTGGCATCAGCCACAGTTCGAATTCCGTCAATAATGATTATTCGCAAAATAGTACTCCGGTTATTTGTCCAAAATGTAAAGCTAGAGATACGTACCATGCTAGTGGGAAGGGTTTTGGTTTAGGAAAAGCTGCGGTTGGAGGCATATTGATGGGGCCTGCTGGGTTGCTTGGTGGCTTGATTGGTAGTAAAAAACTTGTCGTACAATGTATCAGTTGTGGTCACAAATGGTGTCCGTGA